CGAAGGGGTCGGTGACCAGCGTGAGGATGATCACCGCCGACAGGAATTCGTTGTTCATCGCGATCGCGTTTCCAAGCCATGCATTTTACGCCTCGCAGGAGTGCGGCCGCCCCGCGTGCGAAAATGGCGCCGTGAACGCCCCGGCCGCGCCCGCCCCTACCCGCATCGAAACGCTCGCCTTCCTGTGCCTGCTGGCCGGCGGCTGCGCGATCGCCTTCGCCCCGATCTTCGTGCGGCTCTCGGACACCGGGCCGGTGGCGAGCGCTTTCTGGCGCACGGCCCTCGCCACGCCTCTCCTCTGGGTTTGGGCGCTGCGGACGGATCCGAAGCCCGCACCCGTCCCCATCGGCGCCCTTGCCGGCGCCGGCATCTTCTTCGCCTGCGACCTTGGCGTCTGGCACTGGTCGATCCTGTACACCTCGGTGGCCAACTCGACGCTGCTCGCCAACCTCGCCCCCATCTTCGTCACGCTCGCGGGCTGGGTGCTCTACCGGCAGCAGGTCACGCGAACCTTCCTCGTGGGCATGGTGGCGGCCATCGCGGGCATGTTCATCCTCGTGGGCCCCAACTTCGCCATCGGCGGCACGCGTCTCGCGGGCGACGCGCTGGGCGCGCTCACGGCCGTGTTCTACGCGGGTTACATGCTCTCCATCAAGGTGGCGCGCGATGCCGGCGCCTCGACTGCGCGGCTGATGGCGTGGAGC
This Betaproteobacteria bacterium DNA region includes the following protein-coding sequences:
- a CDS encoding DMT family transporter — its product is MITADRNSLFIAIAFPSHAFYASQECGRPACENGAVNAPAAPAPTRIETLAFLCLLAGGCAIAFAPIFVRLSDTGPVASAFWRTALATPLLWVWALRTDPKPAPVPIGALAGAGIFFACDLGVWHWSILYTSVANSTLLANLAPIFVTLAGWVLYRQQVTRTFLVGMVAAIAGMFILVGPNFAIGGTRLAGDALGALTAVFYAGYMLSIKVARDAGASTARLMAWSTTITAIALLPVAVLSPQPMLPQAATGWWVLLGLALVSQIFGQGIIAYAFAHLPASLSSVSLLIQPVMASIFAWALFGEAIGTAQFVGGAVVLAGIWLAKRGS